From a single Patagioenas fasciata isolate bPatFas1 chromosome 19, bPatFas1.hap1, whole genome shotgun sequence genomic region:
- the LOC139829444 gene encoding S-adenosyl-L-methionine-dependent tRNA 4-demethylwyosine synthase TYW1-like, whose protein sequence is MGLRLAQQRFARGLAEAVISLCLPVEVISMGDYDPEETTGRNVCVFLVATYTDGQPTESAAWFCKGLEEAARDFRFGKTYLKGLRCAVFGLGNAVYVDHYNTPKRELRALLCLPNLPVGTL, encoded by the exons atgggtctcagactggcacagcaaag gtttgccagaggtctggctgaagccgttatttcactttgtttgcctgtggaagtcatcagcatgggagattatgatccagaggag acaaccggcaggaacgtttgtgtgttcttggtagctacgtacactgacgggcagccaaccgagagtgcagcgtggttctgcaaggggttagaagaggcagcgcgtgactttcgctttgggaaaacgtatctgaaaggcctgagatgcgctgtgtttggcttgggaaatgcggtttatgtcgatcattacaacact cccaaacgtgaactgcgtgcgctcttgtgtcttcccaacctccccgtggggaccctttga